Proteins co-encoded in one Ruegeria sp. HKCCD4315 genomic window:
- a CDS encoding EI24 domain-containing protein, with product MTILNAFFNALGQIGDPKFRGVLLRGVGLTILLLIAASAGAIWLINWLSGSEISLPFIGAVPWLNDVLNYSGIVLVLILPVFLMVPVASAITSIFLDEVAQAVEDKHFPTLPPARRIPVSEALMDGLSFLGVLIVANLLAFILYAIFTPLAPFIFWAMNGFLLGREYFTLAAMRRVGRDGARKLRAKHSTMIWVAGTLMAVPLSVPLVNLAIPIIGAATFTHIYHAVSGPRA from the coding sequence ATGACAATCCTGAACGCCTTTTTCAACGCACTTGGCCAGATCGGAGACCCAAAATTCCGGGGGGTCTTATTACGGGGTGTCGGATTGACGATCCTGCTCCTGATCGCTGCCAGTGCCGGGGCAATCTGGTTGATCAACTGGTTGTCAGGCAGTGAGATTTCCCTGCCCTTCATCGGTGCTGTCCCCTGGCTGAATGACGTTCTGAACTATTCCGGAATCGTGCTGGTCCTGATATTGCCGGTTTTCCTGATGGTGCCTGTGGCCTCGGCCATCACGTCGATCTTTCTGGATGAAGTGGCCCAGGCAGTTGAGGACAAGCATTTTCCAACCTTGCCACCCGCGCGGCGCATCCCAGTGTCCGAAGCACTTATGGACGGTCTCAGCTTTCTTGGCGTGCTGATTGTCGCCAACCTGCTGGCGTTCATTCTCTATGCGATTTTCACCCCGCTGGCGCCCTTTATCTTCTGGGCGATGAACGGTTTCTTGCTGGGGCGGGAATATTTTACGTTGGCAGCCATGCGCCGGGTCGGGCGTGACGGCGCGCGAAAGTTGCGCGCCAAGCATTCAACAATGATCTGGGTGGCGGGTACCTTGATGGCAGTTCCGCTGTCGGTGCCGCTGGTCAATCTGGCGATTCCAATTATAGGTGCAGCCACGTTCACCCACATTTATCACGCAGTGTCAGGCCCACGGGCCTGA
- a CDS encoding CDGSH iron-sulfur domain-containing protein: MSDAPNIAQKSPIPVEVVEGKTYFWCSCGKSARQPFCDGSHKDSAFEPIKYTADASKKVFFCACKHSAKQPLCDGSHSKL, from the coding sequence ATGTCAGACGCGCCAAACATTGCCCAAAAATCGCCGATTCCGGTCGAGGTTGTCGAAGGGAAGACCTATTTTTGGTGCTCATGTGGAAAATCTGCGCGACAGCCGTTTTGCGACGGGTCCCACAAAGACAGCGCATTTGAACCAATAAAATATACGGCAGATGCCAGTAAAAAAGTATTTTTCTGCGCTTGCAAACATAGCGCAAAGCAACCGCTATGCGATGGCAGCCATAGTAAATTGTGA
- a CDS encoding DUF6455 family protein — translation MPRLGNIMTHLRLVLRMGQATGTDLAGAYRKGHLNHEEWAEIVQQCRGCAWAHDCPEWLEQRGQIDEAPSSCPNRERFAALKAQQLENV, via the coding sequence ATGCCACGTCTAGGCAACATCATGACCCATTTGCGGCTTGTGCTGCGAATGGGGCAAGCCACCGGCACTGATCTGGCCGGGGCATACCGCAAAGGTCATTTGAATCACGAAGAATGGGCCGAGATCGTACAACAATGCCGGGGTTGCGCCTGGGCTCATGACTGCCCGGAATGGCTGGAGCAGAGGGGCCAGATCGATGAAGCGCCAAGCAGCTGCCCCAACCGAGAGCGATTCGCGGCACTTAAGGCGCAACAGCTGGAGAACGTGTGA
- the mce gene encoding methylmalonyl-CoA epimerase, giving the protein MIGRLNHVAIAVPDLEAASAQYRNALGAKVGAPQDEPDHGVTVVFIELPNTKIELLYPLGDDSPINGFLEKNPSGGIHHVCYEVEDIIAARDHLKETGARVLGSGEPKIGAHGKPVLFLHPKDFNGCLVELEQV; this is encoded by the coding sequence ATGATTGGACGTCTGAACCACGTCGCCATTGCCGTGCCGGATCTTGAAGCAGCTTCGGCGCAATATCGCAATGCGCTGGGCGCCAAGGTCGGTGCACCGCAGGACGAACCGGATCACGGCGTCACGGTTGTGTTCATTGAACTGCCCAACACTAAAATCGAGCTTCTGTATCCGTTAGGTGATGACAGCCCGATCAACGGCTTCCTGGAAAAGAACCCGTCGGGCGGCATTCATCACGTATGCTATGAAGTTGAGGACATTATCGCCGCCCGGGATCATCTGAAGGAAACCGGTGCTCGCGTTCTTGGCTCGGGCGAGCCCAAGATCGGGGCTCATGGCAAGCCGGTTTTGTTCCTGCATCCAAAGGACTTCAACGGCTGCCTTGTCGAGCTTGAGCAGGTATAA
- a CDS encoding DUF6455 family protein — MAQVPLGEIEKHFWLTRSVSRCMGISLTEVMADGRLTPEGYAELVTRCRASSCDGQCALWLADQQALVEKAPDFCANAETLNGLKT; from the coding sequence ATGGCACAGGTCCCGCTGGGCGAAATTGAAAAGCATTTCTGGCTAACGCGGTCTGTCTCGCGATGTATGGGCATTTCATTGACCGAGGTGATGGCGGACGGTCGTTTGACACCAGAGGGCTATGCAGAATTGGTCACACGGTGTCGGGCTTCAAGTTGTGACGGCCAATGCGCTTTGTGGCTGGCTGATCAACAGGCATTGGTCGAAAAGGCCCCGGATTTTTGCGCAAATGCCGAGACCCTGAATGGTCTGAAGACCTGA
- a CDS encoding response regulator — MDDSGLLATTTVTPTATRPLLGQTILVVEDSRYACDAIRLMCLHSGARIRRADCLKSARRHLQIYRPSVILIDMGLPDGSGADLIAKLSEATPRISVIMGLSGDDTNESQALAAGADGFLAKPLKSMSYFQKSILERLPEDRRPSGLHAIRDEVIQPDPLAYQDDMAHIADFLTGPNDQHTLDYAAQFLQGVAREAGDKPLTEAARKLALSRASGAPLTAQAAQVAGMVQNRLERREAI, encoded by the coding sequence ATGGACGATTCGGGCCTACTTGCCACCACCACCGTCACGCCCACTGCAACGCGGCCCTTGCTGGGTCAGACCATTTTGGTTGTTGAAGACAGCCGATACGCGTGCGACGCAATCCGACTTATGTGTCTACACAGCGGCGCACGTATTCGCCGCGCGGATTGTCTAAAGTCGGCCCGACGGCACCTGCAGATCTATCGCCCCTCGGTCATATTGATCGATATGGGTCTGCCAGATGGATCCGGGGCCGACCTGATCGCCAAACTGTCCGAGGCAACGCCCCGTATCAGCGTCATCATGGGCCTGTCAGGCGATGATACCAACGAAAGTCAAGCACTGGCTGCCGGGGCGGATGGATTTTTGGCCAAGCCGCTAAAATCAATGTCCTACTTTCAGAAATCCATTCTGGAGCGGTTGCCCGAGGATCGGCGTCCAAGCGGGTTACATGCAATCCGGGACGAGGTCATCCAACCGGACCCGTTGGCCTATCAGGATGACATGGCCCATATCGCTGATTTCCTGACCGGACCCAACGATCAACACACCCTTGATTATGCCGCCCAGTTCCTTCAAGGCGTCGCACGAGAGGCAGGAGATAAACCGCTGACCGAAGCCGCGCGCAAACTGGCTCTGTCACGCGCAAGCGGGGCACCGCTCACAGCACAGGCAGCGCAAGTCGCTGGGATGGTGCAGAACCGATTGGAACGGCGGGAAGCGATTTGA
- a CDS encoding DUF167 domain-containing protein, translated as MAKSKLRDLPDLNALATPGRVFSVKVTPKAARDRVICEKDQIKMFVTAPPQNGKANHAVLSLLAKCLGVAPSTLTLKQGQTARNKVFLYDP; from the coding sequence ATGGCGAAATCCAAACTGCGTGATCTGCCCGATCTCAACGCGCTGGCAACGCCCGGGAGGGTATTCAGCGTCAAGGTGACGCCCAAGGCAGCGCGGGATCGAGTGATCTGTGAAAAAGATCAGATCAAAATGTTTGTCACGGCCCCGCCCCAGAACGGTAAGGCCAATCATGCAGTTCTGAGTTTGCTCGCCAAGTGTCTTGGAGTTGCCCCTTCGACGCTGACGCTGAAACAGGGGCAGACCGCGCGAAACAAGGTGTTTCTCTATGACCCCTGA
- the rimO gene encoding 30S ribosomal protein S12 methylthiotransferase RimO has translation MTTNPPNLRPDLAPAARITESPRSDQPTIGMVSLGCPKALVDSERILTRLRAEGYGISPDYAGADAVIVNTCGFLDSAKAESLDAIGEALVENGKVIVTGCLGAEPDYIREHHPRIMAVTGPHQYEQVLDAVHVAVPPSPDPFVDLLPASSVQLTPRHYSYLKISEGCNHKCKFCIIPDMRGKLASRPAHAVLREAEKLVDNGVRELLVISQDTSAYGLDRKYDVNPWKDRDVRSHITDLARELGQLEAWVRLHYVYPYPHVRELIPLMADAGCNVLPYLDIPFQHAHPDVLKRMARPAAAAKTLDEIRAWRDICPDITLRSTFIVGYPGETEAEFQTLLDWMDEAQLDRVGCFQYENVDGARSNDLPDHVPAEVKQERWDRFMEKAQAISEAKLAAKVGQTLQVIVDEVDDEAATCRTKADAPEIDGNLFIDEGFEALNPGDIVTVEVDEAGEYDLWGKLA, from the coding sequence ATGACAACGAACCCGCCAAACCTCCGCCCCGACCTAGCGCCCGCCGCCCGGATCACCGAGTCGCCCCGTTCCGACCAGCCGACCATCGGCATGGTGTCGCTGGGTTGCCCCAAGGCGTTGGTCGACAGTGAACGCATTCTCACCCGGCTTCGCGCTGAAGGATACGGCATTTCGCCCGATTATGCCGGGGCCGATGCCGTCATTGTGAACACCTGCGGATTTCTGGACAGCGCCAAGGCGGAATCGCTGGACGCAATCGGAGAGGCACTGGTTGAAAACGGCAAGGTCATTGTAACCGGCTGTCTGGGGGCGGAACCGGATTACATCCGGGAACATCACCCCCGCATCATGGCCGTCACCGGACCGCATCAGTATGAACAGGTTTTGGATGCGGTGCACGTCGCCGTGCCGCCCTCACCCGATCCGTTTGTCGATCTGCTGCCTGCCAGCAGCGTGCAATTGACCCCGCGCCATTACAGCTATCTGAAGATCTCGGAAGGCTGTAATCACAAGTGCAAGTTCTGCATCATCCCAGATATGCGCGGGAAACTGGCCAGCCGCCCGGCCCATGCGGTTCTGCGTGAGGCTGAAAAGCTGGTCGATAACGGCGTGCGCGAGCTGCTGGTGATCTCGCAGGACACGTCGGCCTATGGGCTGGACCGGAAATATGATGTGAACCCGTGGAAAGACCGCGACGTGCGCAGCCATATCACCGATCTGGCGCGGGAGCTGGGACAGTTGGAGGCGTGGGTGCGCCTGCATTATGTTTACCCCTACCCGCATGTACGCGAGTTGATCCCACTGATGGCGGATGCGGGCTGCAATGTGCTGCCCTATCTGGATATTCCTTTCCAGCACGCGCACCCCGACGTTTTGAAACGTATGGCCCGCCCGGCCGCCGCAGCCAAAACACTGGACGAAATCCGGGCCTGGCGTGACATCTGCCCGGACATCACCCTGCGATCGACCTTTATTGTCGGTTATCCGGGAGAGACCGAGGCCGAGTTCCAAACTTTGCTGGACTGGATGGACGAAGCGCAGCTGGATCGCGTCGGCTGCTTTCAGTACGAAAACGTGGATGGCGCGCGGTCGAACGACCTGCCCGATCACGTCCCGGCCGAGGTCAAGCAAGAGCGCTGGGATCGCTTCATGGAAAAGGCCCAAGCGATTTCCGAAGCCAAACTGGCGGCAAAAGTCGGCCAGACCTTGCAGGTCATCGTGGATGAGGTCGATGACGAAGCCGCCACCTGCCGCACCAAAGCGGACGCGCCCGAGATTGACGGCAACCTGTTCATTGATGAAGGGTTCGAAGCACTTAATCCTGGCGACATCGTAACGGTTGAGGTGGACGAGGCCGGAGAATACGATCTTTGGGGTAAGCTCGCTTAG
- a CDS encoding AsmA family protein, whose protein sequence is MKWLMRILFVVVAVAGLVIGALLLMPGDKLGAILAEQVKAQTGRDLTLSGDVRLSFWPVLGMETGPVRFGNASWAASQPMLSADSLAVGVDAAALWNGDLRIKRVFAENPILRLEQSQGRANWQFGAPSSTQPAETSGAAVPAETTGEVTLDQLELTNAQLIFVENGITQMDFSGVTLAASWPEVTSPMIMQATMAVPGGAVEVDLKIPDLPAFSNGDVTALELSLAAPGGEIGFDGRVNLAGEMDGTTRVEARDSEKMFAAFGQAGVHIPPGLGKKANIAAHMTYTQDGRISLRDMTAQLDDNRFLGEADITISDPPQIVARLDAGDLDLSRISESGAAPSGVSQPSTSAVDGWSQDPSDASALALANGKIRLTANSIAVPGMEFGKSDLTLSLDRSRAVLEMHPATLFAGQLNGQVVANNRNGLSVGGKISASGIDLKQALTTMAGVERLSGMAAGSLEFLGVGQSEDQIMRSLSGKGNLDVGSGVISGFDLDRLMGRGTGSGGTTVFNSLTGSFTMDQGVLTNNDLLMSLENFRADGTGTVGLGARDIDYLFTPVALRANSGKGISVPVRIVGPWSNPSIKPDLTKVIEAAADVKVKELEDDAKQKVFEKVGNELDTTITDSDQIEDALKKKLEDEAKKGLLKLFGGN, encoded by the coding sequence ATGAAGTGGCTGATGCGCATTCTATTTGTTGTTGTGGCTGTTGCCGGGCTCGTCATTGGCGCGCTTTTGCTGATGCCCGGGGACAAGCTGGGCGCGATTCTGGCCGAGCAGGTGAAGGCGCAAACCGGGCGTGATTTGACATTGAGCGGGGACGTACGCTTGTCCTTCTGGCCCGTGCTGGGAATGGAAACCGGCCCGGTACGTTTTGGCAATGCTAGCTGGGCAGCGTCCCAGCCAATGCTGAGTGCAGACAGTCTTGCCGTCGGTGTGGACGCTGCTGCGCTGTGGAATGGAGATCTGCGTATCAAACGCGTGTTTGCTGAAAACCCGATATTGCGTCTGGAGCAATCACAGGGGCGGGCGAACTGGCAATTTGGCGCCCCGAGTTCTACCCAACCTGCCGAAACCTCTGGGGCCGCTGTGCCTGCGGAAACAACGGGTGAGGTCACCCTGGACCAACTAGAGCTGACAAACGCGCAGCTGATTTTCGTCGAGAATGGTATCACACAGATGGATTTTTCTGGTGTGACACTGGCCGCAAGCTGGCCCGAGGTCACATCTCCCATGATCATGCAAGCCACAATGGCTGTGCCTGGCGGAGCCGTTGAAGTTGACTTGAAAATCCCGGACCTGCCGGCCTTTTCCAATGGCGACGTCACGGCGCTGGAACTGTCTTTGGCTGCGCCAGGGGGTGAGATCGGTTTCGATGGACGTGTCAATCTGGCCGGTGAAATGGACGGTACAACAAGGGTCGAGGCTCGGGACAGCGAAAAGATGTTTGCAGCTTTTGGTCAGGCCGGTGTGCATATCCCGCCGGGTTTGGGTAAAAAGGCCAACATCGCCGCCCATATGACCTATACGCAGGACGGGCGCATATCGTTACGGGATATGACCGCGCAACTGGATGACAACCGATTTCTGGGTGAGGCAGATATTACCATTTCGGACCCACCACAGATCGTAGCCAGGTTGGATGCGGGTGATCTGGATCTTTCGCGAATCTCAGAATCAGGTGCAGCGCCGAGCGGTGTATCTCAGCCGAGTACCTCAGCAGTAGACGGGTGGTCGCAAGACCCAAGTGACGCCTCCGCTCTGGCACTGGCGAACGGTAAAATCCGCCTGACGGCAAACTCGATCGCTGTGCCGGGAATGGAATTTGGCAAAAGCGATCTGACCTTGTCTCTGGATCGCTCTCGGGCGGTTCTGGAAATGCATCCGGCCACGCTGTTTGCAGGTCAGTTGAACGGGCAGGTGGTCGCCAACAATCGCAATGGCCTGTCTGTCGGCGGCAAAATCTCGGCCAGCGGTATCGATCTGAAACAGGCGTTGACCACGATGGCCGGTGTTGAACGCTTGTCGGGCATGGCTGCGGGCAGTCTGGAGTTTCTGGGCGTTGGCCAGTCTGAGGATCAAATCATGCGTTCGCTCAGCGGCAAGGGAAACCTGGATGTCGGGTCAGGAGTGATTTCCGGTTTCGATCTGGATCGCCTGATGGGGCGAGGGACCGGATCGGGTGGAACGACCGTATTCAACAGCCTGACCGGCAGCTTCACCATGGATCAGGGCGTGCTGACCAACAATGATCTGCTCATGTCGCTGGAAAACTTCCGTGCGGATGGCACGGGAACCGTGGGACTAGGCGCGCGCGATATTGACTATCTCTTCACACCCGTGGCGCTGCGGGCCAACTCCGGTAAGGGCATATCTGTTCCGGTGCGCATCGTCGGCCCGTGGAGCAATCCGTCGATCAAGCCGGATCTGACCAAAGTCATCGAGGCGGCAGCTGACGTGAAGGTCAAGGAGCTGGAAGACGACGCCAAGCAGAAGGTTTTTGAGAAGGTCGGGAACGAGCTGGATACGACCATCACCGACAGCGACCAGATCGAAGATGCGCTGAAGAAAAAGCTGGAAGACGAGGCAAAAAAAGGTCTGCTCAAGCTGTTCGGCGGCAACTGA
- a CDS encoding M48 family metallopeptidase yields MRRCFVLPLFLLLSACAQGVFSVQSPEDWLGDASGAEPTAQTFQQVSQAVGAEARKQCLKQPRRQNCEFRILVDLNPRAPANAYQTLDENGQPVIVFTRSMIRSAQNADELAFVMGHEAAHHVLRHIARQSENASASAAEFGRREQLRGGDAAAIEEAQKLGAKVGVQAYLKDFELEADQLGTIITYNAGYNPLVGAKFFERIPDPGDKFLGTHPPNEQRVQIVLETAAQLGLTQ; encoded by the coding sequence ATGCGCAGATGCTTTGTTTTACCGCTGTTCCTGCTGTTGTCGGCCTGTGCACAAGGTGTCTTCAGTGTACAATCGCCCGAGGACTGGCTGGGTGATGCGTCGGGTGCCGAACCGACGGCGCAGACCTTTCAGCAGGTTAGCCAGGCTGTTGGTGCGGAAGCACGAAAACAATGTCTTAAACAACCCAGACGCCAGAATTGTGAGTTCAGGATCCTGGTTGATCTAAACCCGCGAGCACCGGCAAACGCGTATCAGACTTTGGACGAAAACGGGCAGCCGGTGATTGTTTTCACGCGGTCTATGATCCGGTCCGCGCAAAACGCGGATGAGCTTGCCTTTGTCATGGGTCATGAAGCGGCCCATCATGTGTTGAGGCACATTGCCCGGCAAAGTGAAAACGCCAGCGCCAGCGCCGCAGAATTCGGCAGGCGAGAACAGTTGCGCGGCGGTGATGCAGCCGCCATAGAAGAGGCGCAAAAGCTGGGGGCCAAGGTTGGTGTTCAGGCTTACCTGAAGGATTTCGAGCTGGAGGCAGACCAGTTGGGTACGATCATCACCTACAATGCTGGATACAACCCGTTGGTTGGGGCGAAGTTTTTTGAGCGGATTCCGGATCCTGGCGACAAGTTTCTGGGAACCCACCCGCCCAATGAGCAGCGCGTTCAGATCGTGCTTGAAACCGCAGCACAGTTGGGTTTGACACAGTGA
- a CDS encoding nitroreductase family protein produces the protein MSLKSPAALEFLLSRRSRPAKTLIAPAPTRDELLPLLTAAARSPDHGKLEPWRFIVLEKGAMPRLADLTEACGQKLGKSPEDIAKARSQFDMGHLAVAVIEVQKPSEKIPAIEQTYSAGAVCLALLNAALAAGWGANWLSGWQTHDRDFCTQALGLADNESVAGLIHIATEGSAPPERPRPDVATLTEWLSE, from the coding sequence ATGTCCCTGAAAAGCCCCGCCGCTCTGGAGTTTTTACTGTCGCGCCGGTCCCGCCCCGCCAAGACATTGATTGCTCCGGCCCCAACACGGGACGAATTGCTGCCCTTGCTCACCGCTGCTGCACGCAGCCCCGATCATGGCAAGTTAGAGCCTTGGCGCTTCATCGTTTTGGAAAAGGGTGCCATGCCGCGTTTGGCAGATTTGACCGAAGCATGTGGTCAAAAGCTGGGGAAAAGCCCCGAGGACATCGCCAAAGCGCGCAGCCAGTTCGACATGGGGCACTTGGCGGTTGCGGTGATCGAAGTGCAAAAACCGTCCGAAAAGATCCCCGCAATTGAGCAAACCTATTCTGCCGGAGCTGTCTGTCTGGCCCTGCTGAATGCTGCGCTGGCGGCAGGATGGGGCGCAAACTGGCTATCGGGCTGGCAAACCCATGACCGCGACTTCTGCACCCAGGCGCTTGGACTGGCAGACAACGAAAGCGTGGCCGGGTTGATCCATATCGCGACCGAAGGATCGGCCCCGCCCGAGCGCCCCCGACCTGATGTGGCGACCTTGACGGAATGGCTCAGCGAATGA
- a CDS encoding DUF6455 family protein, which translates to MPTRETLRLHAGLVDDMASMLDIDLEEAAIGGSVSVDQISEAVLRCTDCPNPQHCQAMLSQAATAQRAPEYCRNQELLHKLMP; encoded by the coding sequence ATGCCCACCCGAGAGACCCTGCGACTGCACGCCGGTTTGGTGGACGATATGGCCAGCATGCTGGACATTGATCTTGAAGAAGCGGCCATTGGCGGTTCGGTTTCAGTGGATCAGATTTCCGAGGCAGTTCTACGGTGCACCGACTGCCCGAACCCACAGCATTGTCAGGCTATGTTGAGCCAGGCGGCAACCGCACAGCGGGCGCCTGAGTATTGCCGGAACCAGGAATTACTCCATAAATTAATGCCTTAA
- a CDS encoding DUF1467 family protein — translation MTITAALVLFAVIWFLTLLIVLPVRIKTQGDLGDIVPGTHAGAPEVHHMKKKMWITTGISVVLWAIIAGIILSGLISVRDFDWLNQLEPR, via the coding sequence ATGACCATCACTGCCGCACTTGTACTGTTCGCCGTCATCTGGTTTCTGACACTGCTGATCGTGCTGCCCGTTCGCATTAAAACACAAGGCGATCTGGGCGATATCGTTCCGGGCACTCATGCTGGTGCCCCGGAAGTGCATCACATGAAGAAAAAGATGTGGATCACGACCGGTATTTCCGTGGTTTTGTGGGCCATCATTGCCGGTATTATTTTATCGGGACTGATCTCGGTCCGGGATTTCGACTGGTTGAACCAGCTGGAACCCCGCTGA
- a CDS encoding phosphomannomutase/phosphoglucomutase — MTKPLPEVTPNTWSFLRDAMIKPTGFREYDARWKYPEEINLPGMTALGLGLGTQMRRRGIEPVIAVGNDYRDYSLAIKNALILGLMQAGIRVKDIGPALSPMAYFAQFHLDVPAVAMVTASHNPNGWTGVKMGFDRPLTHGPDEMSELRDIVLNGEGQQHEGGSCEFVEGVKEAYIDDLVGDFKMSRPLKVVCATGNGTASAFAPEIFERIGVEVVPSHNRLDYSFPNYNPNPEAMEMLHDMSATVKSSGADLALGFDGDGDRCGVVDDEGEEIFADKVGVIMARDLAKLYPGSTFVADVKSTGLFASDPELQALDVKADYWKTGHSHMKRRVKEIGALAGFEKSGHYFLAEPVGRGYDCGMRVAVEICKLMDRNPDQSMSDLRKALPKTWSTPTMSPYAADTEKYDILQRLVDKLVAKGDAGETFAGRAIKEVVTVNGARVILDNGSWGLVRASSNTPNLVVVCESSESEAEMRAIFADIDAVIRTEPGVGDYDQTI; from the coding sequence ATGACCAAACCCCTCCCCGAGGTGACACCCAACACCTGGAGTTTTCTGCGCGACGCGATGATCAAGCCCACCGGGTTTCGCGAGTATGACGCGCGCTGGAAATACCCCGAAGAGATCAACCTGCCCGGCATGACCGCGCTTGGACTGGGTCTGGGCACCCAGATGCGCAGACGTGGGATTGAACCCGTGATCGCCGTTGGCAACGACTACCGCGATTATTCGCTGGCCATCAAAAACGCGTTGATCCTTGGTCTGATGCAGGCCGGTATCCGCGTGAAAGATATTGGCCCCGCGCTCAGCCCTATGGCTTATTTCGCGCAGTTTCATCTGGATGTGCCTGCTGTTGCGATGGTCACGGCCAGCCACAACCCCAATGGCTGGACCGGCGTGAAAATGGGCTTTGATCGCCCACTGACCCACGGCCCGGACGAGATGTCGGAGTTGCGTGACATCGTGCTGAACGGTGAAGGTCAACAGCACGAAGGCGGATCATGCGAATTCGTCGAAGGCGTGAAGGAAGCTTACATCGATGACCTCGTCGGTGATTTCAAAATGTCCCGCCCGCTGAAGGTGGTCTGTGCCACTGGCAATGGCACTGCCTCAGCCTTTGCGCCCGAGATTTTCGAGCGGATCGGGGTCGAGGTCGTGCCCAGCCACAACCGGCTGGATTATAGCTTCCCAAACTACAACCCGAACCCCGAAGCGATGGAGATGTTGCATGACATGTCCGCCACGGTGAAATCCAGCGGCGCTGATCTGGCGCTTGGATTTGACGGGGACGGCGACCGCTGCGGCGTGGTTGATGACGAAGGCGAAGAGATTTTCGCCGACAAGGTGGGCGTGATCATGGCCCGTGATCTGGCCAAGCTGTATCCCGGATCAACTTTTGTCGCGGATGTGAAATCCACCGGCTTGTTTGCCAGTGATCCCGAATTGCAGGCATTGGACGTCAAGGCGGATTACTGGAAGACTGGCCATAGCCACATGAAACGGCGCGTTAAGGAAATTGGCGCTTTGGCCGGGTTCGAAAAGTCTGGCCACTACTTCCTGGCCGAGCCTGTGGGTCGTGGATATGACTGCGGAATGCGCGTGGCGGTCGAGATCTGCAAACTTATGGACCGCAACCCGGATCAAAGCATGTCGGACCTGCGCAAGGCGCTGCCCAAGACCTGGTCGACCCCAACCATGTCACCTTACGCCGCAGATACCGAGAAGTACGATATCCTTCAGCGCTTGGTCGACAAGCTGGTCGCCAAAGGCGATGCGGGCGAAACCTTTGCTGGGCGCGCAATCAAAGAGGTTGTCACCGTCAACGGCGCGCGAGTCATTCTGGACAACGGCAGTTGGGGGCTGGTTCGGGCCTCGTCCAACACCCCTAATCTGGTGGTTGTGTGCGAGAGCAGCGAAAGCGAAGCTGAAATGCGCGCGATCTTTGCCGACATCGATGCTGTGATCCGCACTGAACCTGGTGTTGGCGACTACGACCAGACCATCTGA
- a CDS encoding YigZ family protein — translation MSGLVRLGVILTDRGSKYAVSGAAVASRAEIDSVLNDLKSDKTYAKATHNTWAATLPTGALKADDGESGAGMVILRMIERAELKNHVIIVTRWYGGKKLGGDRFRRVQDATRAYLDHIGVQS, via the coding sequence GTGAGCGGCCTTGTGCGTCTTGGGGTGATCCTGACAGACCGCGGTTCGAAATATGCGGTATCCGGGGCGGCAGTTGCTTCGCGGGCCGAGATCGACAGTGTTCTGAATGATCTGAAATCGGACAAAACCTATGCCAAGGCGACCCACAACACGTGGGCCGCGACTCTGCCGACCGGCGCGCTTAAGGCGGATGATGGGGAAAGCGGGGCGGGTATGGTGATCCTGCGCATGATCGAACGGGCGGAATTGAAGAACCATGTGATCATTGTCACCCGTTGGTATGGCGGCAAGAAACTGGGCGGCGACCGGTTTCGCAGGGTTCAGGATGCGACCCGCGCCTATCTGGATCACATCGGCGTCCAATCTTGA